The following proteins are co-located in the Thermus thermophilus HB8 genome:
- the proC gene encoding pyrroline-5-carboxylate reductase has protein sequence MRLAFVGLGKMGRSILKGALERGFLRPEEVGVLGRTPERSRELAEPFGVRPLTRADLGMAERVLIAVQPRDFPALAPEIAHHRLGYISIMAGISTSVLARRLDNRRVVRAMPNLAVAIGESSTALTALKEAREAEDLAFARALFATVGDVYEIPEHLFDAFTGMSASAPAYLAVVAEALADAGVKMGMPRALALRLAADALAATGELLKGRHPAQVKDEVASPGGTTIHGLHALEARAVRAAFYEAVEAATQRGHELGESE, from the coding sequence ATGAGGCTGGCCTTCGTGGGTCTCGGCAAGATGGGCCGGAGCATCCTCAAGGGGGCTCTGGAGCGGGGCTTCTTGCGCCCGGAGGAGGTGGGGGTCTTGGGGCGGACGCCCGAGCGGAGCCGGGAGCTCGCCGAGCCTTTCGGCGTCCGCCCCTTGACGCGGGCGGACCTGGGCATGGCCGAGCGCGTCCTGATCGCGGTCCAGCCCCGGGACTTCCCCGCCCTGGCCCCGGAGATCGCCCACCACCGCCTGGGCTACATCTCCATCATGGCGGGGATCTCCACCTCGGTCCTCGCCCGCAGGCTGGACAACCGCCGCGTGGTCCGGGCCATGCCCAACCTGGCGGTGGCCATCGGGGAGAGCTCCACCGCCCTCACCGCCCTAAAGGAGGCCAGGGAGGCGGAAGACCTCGCCTTCGCCCGGGCCCTTTTCGCCACGGTGGGGGACGTGTACGAGATCCCCGAGCACCTCTTTGACGCCTTCACCGGCATGTCCGCCTCCGCCCCCGCCTATTTGGCGGTGGTGGCCGAGGCCTTGGCGGACGCGGGGGTGAAGATGGGCATGCCCCGGGCCCTGGCCCTCCGCCTCGCCGCGGACGCCCTGGCGGCCACGGGGGAGCTTCTCAAGGGCAGGCACCCCGCCCAGGTCAAGGACGAGGTGGCGAGCCCGGGGGGAACCACCATCCACGGCCTCCACGCCCTCGAGGCCCGGGCGGTGCGGGCGGCCTTTTACGAGGCGGTGGAGGCGGCCACCCAGAGGGGGCACGAGCTCGGCGAGTCGGAGTGA
- a CDS encoding glycosyltransferase family 2 protein has protein sequence MAEATVLIPAFNEEATVGRVVRVAREAGFPVVVADDGSKDETARRALEAGAEVVRLKENRGKGGAIAEGLKAVRTPFVLLLDADLLGLRPEHLFALLKPLKEGEARMAVGVFRGGRASTDLAMRLTPFLSGQRALRLEDLRSVPGLERARYDLELLLTRHAKRAGWPVVYVPMEGVSQVMKEEKRGVLAGLGHRLRMYWEILRYRLRAR, from the coding sequence GTGGCGGAGGCCACGGTCCTGATCCCCGCCTTCAACGAGGAGGCCACCGTGGGCCGGGTGGTGCGGGTGGCCCGGGAAGCGGGGTTTCCCGTGGTGGTGGCGGACGACGGCTCCAAGGACGAAACCGCCCGAAGGGCCCTGGAGGCCGGGGCCGAGGTGGTGCGGCTAAAGGAAAACCGGGGGAAGGGCGGGGCCATCGCCGAGGGGCTCAAGGCGGTGCGGACCCCCTTCGTCCTCCTCCTGGACGCCGACCTCCTCGGGCTCCGCCCGGAGCACCTCTTCGCCCTGCTTAAGCCTCTTAAGGAGGGGGAGGCCCGGATGGCCGTGGGGGTCTTCCGGGGAGGGCGGGCCTCCACGGACCTGGCCATGCGCCTCACCCCCTTTCTCTCGGGCCAAAGGGCCCTCCGCCTGGAGGACCTGAGGAGCGTGCCCGGCCTGGAAAGGGCCCGCTACGATCTGGAGCTCCTCCTCACCCGGCACGCCAAGCGGGCGGGCTGGCCCGTGGTGTACGTGCCCATGGAGGGGGTGAGCCAGGTGATGAAGGAGGAGAAGCGGGGGGTTCTCGCCGGGCTCGGCCACCGGCTCCGCATGTACTGGGAGATCCTGCGCTACCGGCTCAGGGCGCGCTGA
- a CDS encoding M50 family metallopeptidase gives MSLFWFLVIIGVSVFVHELGHYLAARLQGVRVKAFSVGFGPVLWRREAWGTEWRLSAIPLGGYADIEGLLPEEKGRGYDALPFLGKLLVLVAGVAMNVLLAWGLLAYLFSAQGVPEATGRAVILEVLPGSVAEEAGLKPGDILLAVDGKPLERPQEIERLKTPGAHTLAVLRQGEEVTLSLTWEEGMERLGVVYQPEVAYRRVGFLEGLGLAAGRTLAFGPALVQALVGGLLGVLAGNPDSGVLGPVGILAETGRAAQEGLFRLVELAAAINLSLALFNLLPIPALDGGRILLLFLGRFLRLRPEQEATVHYLGFLFLLLLLLLVTFQDLRRLLGG, from the coding sequence ATGAGCCTGTTCTGGTTTCTGGTCATCATCGGCGTCAGCGTCTTCGTCCACGAGCTCGGTCACTACCTGGCGGCGAGGCTTCAAGGGGTACGGGTCAAGGCCTTCAGCGTCGGCTTCGGCCCGGTCCTTTGGCGAAGGGAGGCCTGGGGAACGGAGTGGCGGCTTTCCGCCATCCCCCTAGGGGGGTACGCCGACATCGAGGGCCTCCTCCCCGAGGAAAAGGGGAGGGGGTACGACGCCCTCCCCTTCCTGGGGAAGCTCCTCGTCCTGGTGGCGGGGGTGGCCATGAACGTCCTCCTCGCCTGGGGCCTCCTCGCCTACCTCTTCAGCGCCCAGGGGGTGCCCGAGGCCACGGGCCGGGCGGTGATCCTCGAGGTCCTGCCGGGGAGCGTGGCCGAGGAGGCGGGGCTCAAACCGGGGGACATCCTCCTCGCCGTGGACGGGAAGCCTTTGGAAAGGCCCCAGGAGATTGAGCGGCTCAAAACCCCGGGCGCCCACACCCTGGCCGTGCTCCGCCAGGGGGAGGAGGTGACCCTCTCCCTCACCTGGGAGGAGGGGATGGAGCGCCTGGGGGTGGTCTACCAGCCGGAGGTGGCCTACCGCAGGGTGGGCTTCCTGGAGGGGCTCGGCCTCGCCGCGGGGCGGACCCTCGCCTTCGGGCCCGCCCTCGTCCAGGCCCTGGTGGGGGGGCTTCTCGGCGTCCTCGCGGGGAACCCCGATAGCGGCGTCCTCGGTCCCGTGGGCATCCTGGCGGAGACGGGGCGGGCGGCCCAGGAGGGGCTTTTCCGCCTGGTGGAGCTCGCCGCCGCCATCAACCTCTCCCTCGCCCTCTTCAACCTCCTCCCCATCCCCGCCTTGGACGGCGGCCGCATCCTCCTCCTCTTCCTCGGCCGCTTCCTCCGCCTCCGGCCCGAGCAGGAGGCCACCGTCCACTACCTGGGCTTCCTCTTCCTCCTTCTCCTTCTCCTCCTGGTCACCTTCCAGGACCTGAGGCGGCTTCTCGGAGGGTGA
- the dxr gene encoding 1-deoxy-D-xylulose-5-phosphate reductoisomerase, with protein sequence MKRVVVLGSTGSIGQQALEVCRLRGYEVVGLAAGKNLEALSRQIALWKPRLVAAEESLHKELKARFPGLRLATAEEVAALEAEVAVAAIPGLAGLAPTRAAVRTGKRVALANKEAMVAAGPLLWREAEAHGAEILPVDSEHSALFQALLGERREDVAELILTASGGPFLREPEDLAQVTPEMALRHPRWRMGPKVTVDSATLFNKGLEVLEAKELFRFPLERIKVLIHPQAYVHGLVRFVDGSLKAQLGPTDMRLFIQYALTYPERAETPLKDLPIPGVLEFLEPDLKRFPALAVAYEAGRRGGLAQVAVSAADEVAVEAFLQGKIPFPRIPEILARVLEATPIEPLTWESLFAVDAWAREEAKRWA encoded by the coding sequence ATGAAGCGGGTCGTCGTCCTCGGATCCACGGGTTCCATCGGCCAGCAGGCCCTCGAGGTCTGCCGCCTGAGGGGTTACGAGGTGGTGGGCCTCGCCGCCGGGAAAAACCTCGAGGCCCTCTCCCGGCAGATCGCCCTCTGGAAGCCCCGCCTGGTGGCGGCGGAGGAAAGCCTCCACAAGGAGCTCAAGGCCCGCTTCCCCGGGCTTAGGCTCGCCACGGCCGAGGAGGTGGCCGCCCTGGAGGCGGAGGTGGCCGTGGCCGCCATCCCTGGCCTCGCCGGGCTCGCCCCTACCCGGGCGGCGGTGCGGACCGGGAAGCGGGTGGCCCTCGCCAACAAGGAGGCCATGGTGGCGGCGGGGCCTCTTTTGTGGCGGGAGGCGGAAGCCCACGGGGCCGAGATCCTCCCCGTGGACTCGGAGCACTCCGCCCTCTTCCAAGCCCTCCTCGGGGAGAGGCGGGAGGACGTGGCCGAGCTCATCCTCACGGCGAGCGGGGGGCCTTTCCTCAGGGAGCCTGAGGACCTCGCCCAGGTGACCCCGGAGATGGCCCTCCGCCACCCCCGCTGGCGGATGGGCCCCAAGGTCACCGTGGACTCCGCCACCCTCTTCAACAAGGGCCTCGAGGTCCTGGAGGCCAAGGAGCTCTTCCGCTTCCCCCTGGAGAGGATCAAGGTCCTCATCCATCCCCAGGCCTACGTCCACGGCCTGGTGCGCTTCGTGGACGGAAGCCTCAAGGCCCAGCTCGGCCCCACGGACATGCGCCTTTTCATCCAGTACGCCCTCACCTACCCCGAGCGGGCGGAAACCCCCCTGAAGGACCTCCCCATCCCCGGGGTGCTGGAATTCTTAGAGCCCGACCTCAAGCGCTTTCCCGCCCTCGCCGTGGCCTACGAGGCGGGAAGGCGGGGGGGCTTGGCCCAGGTGGCCGTCTCCGCCGCCGACGAGGTGGCGGTGGAGGCCTTCCTCCAGGGGAAAATCCCCTTCCCCCGCATCCCCGAGATCCTGGCCCGGGTGCTGGAAGCCACCCCTATAGAGCCTCTAACATGGGAGAGCCTCTTCGCCGTGGACGCCTGGGCCCGGGAGGAGGCCAAGAGGTGGGCATGA
- a CDS encoding phosphatidate cytidylyltransferase produces MTDHLPTRVFSALAGALLLLLVLWGGIPLILPTLLFVHWLGTRELAEMLARRGIALNTPLLLAGGVLVFLFSLPQLYWHFPQVPWREVALGLFLLASFSYELLFGANLPRFAFGLMAFLYLPWSLGYVLLLRETPDAAMGLWTLTLPLVASFATDIGAYFIGRAFGRRKLAPEISPGKTVEGSLGGIAVSFLALVVYTGLVREVFPFGLLELWLFSLLLSLGAQLGDLAESMLKRFAGVKDSGNFLPGHGGLLDRIDSLLFAFPLTYFLVVLFT; encoded by the coding sequence ATGACGGACCACCTCCCCACCCGCGTCTTCTCCGCCCTGGCCGGGGCCCTTCTCCTCCTCCTCGTCCTTTGGGGGGGCATCCCCCTCATCCTCCCCACCCTCCTCTTCGTCCACTGGCTCGGCACCCGGGAGCTCGCGGAGATGCTGGCGAGGAGGGGGATCGCCCTCAACACCCCCCTCCTGCTCGCGGGAGGGGTTTTGGTCTTCCTCTTCTCCTTGCCCCAGCTCTACTGGCACTTCCCCCAGGTGCCCTGGCGGGAGGTGGCCCTGGGCCTCTTCCTCCTCGCCAGCTTCAGCTACGAGCTCCTCTTCGGGGCCAACCTCCCCCGCTTCGCCTTCGGCCTCATGGCCTTCCTCTACCTGCCCTGGAGCCTGGGGTACGTCCTCCTCCTCAGGGAGACCCCGGACGCGGCCATGGGCCTTTGGACCCTCACCCTGCCCCTGGTGGCGAGCTTCGCCACGGACATCGGCGCCTACTTCATAGGGCGGGCCTTCGGTAGGCGGAAGCTCGCCCCGGAGATCAGCCCGGGCAAGACCGTGGAGGGCTCCTTGGGGGGCATCGCGGTGAGCTTCCTCGCCCTGGTGGTCTACACTGGGCTCGTGCGCGAGGTCTTCCCCTTCGGGCTTTTGGAGCTTTGGCTTTTCAGCCTCCTCCTCTCCCTGGGGGCCCAGCTCGGGGACCTCGCCGAGTCCATGCTGAAGCGCTTCGCCGGGGTGAAGGACTCAGGGAACTTCCTCCCCGGGCACGGAGGCCTTCTGGACCGGATAGACAGCCTCCTCTTCGCCTTCCCCCTCACGTACTTCCTGGTGGTGCTCTTCACATGA
- the frr gene encoding ribosome recycling factor has protein sequence MTLKELYAETRSHMQKSLEVLEHNLAGLRTGRANPALLLHLKVEYYGAHVPLNQIATVTAPDPRTLVVQSWDQNALKAIEKAIRDSDLGLNPSNKGDALYINIPPLTEERRKDLVRAVRQYAEEGRVAIRNIRREALDKLKKLAKELHLSEDETKRAEAEIQKITDEFIAKADQLAEKKEQEILG, from the coding sequence ATGACCCTGAAGGAGCTTTACGCGGAAACCCGAAGCCACATGCAAAAGAGCCTCGAGGTCCTGGAGCACAACCTGGCGGGCCTCCGCACCGGCCGCGCCAACCCCGCCCTCCTCCTGCACCTGAAGGTGGAGTACTACGGCGCCCACGTCCCCCTGAACCAGATCGCCACCGTAACCGCCCCCGACCCCAGGACCCTGGTGGTCCAGTCCTGGGACCAGAACGCCCTCAAGGCCATAGAGAAGGCCATCCGGGACTCGGACCTGGGCCTGAACCCCAGCAACAAGGGGGACGCCCTCTACATCAACATCCCGCCCCTCACGGAGGAAAGGCGAAAGGACCTGGTGCGGGCGGTGCGGCAGTACGCCGAGGAGGGGCGGGTGGCCATCCGCAACATCCGCCGCGAGGCCTTGGACAAGCTGAAGAAGCTGGCCAAGGAGCTCCACCTCTCCGAGGACGAGACCAAGCGGGCGGAGGCGGAGATCCAGAAGATCACCGACGAGTTCATCGCCAAGGCCGACCAGCTGGCGGAGAAGAAGGAGCAGGAGATCCTGGGCTGA
- the pyrH gene encoding UMP kinase, translated as MKYKRVLLKLSGEFLTRNGFGIEPEATQALAREIKAAYDTGVQLAIVIGAGNLWRGARQGVGMDRATADYIGMLATIMNALALQDALESLGVPTRVQTALTITQVAEPYIRRRALRHLEKERIVIFGGGTGNPFFSTDTAAALRALEVGAEVVLMAKNKVDGVYSDDPRKNPEAVRFDELTYLEVLNRGLQVMDTTAITLCMEAGLPIVVFDIFKPGALVGIIQGEKVGTLIH; from the coding sequence ATGAAGTACAAGCGGGTTCTCCTGAAGCTTTCCGGCGAGTTCCTGACCCGAAACGGCTTCGGCATTGAGCCCGAGGCCACCCAGGCCCTGGCCCGGGAGATCAAGGCCGCCTACGACACCGGGGTCCAGCTCGCCATCGTCATCGGGGCGGGCAACCTCTGGCGGGGCGCCCGCCAGGGGGTGGGGATGGACCGGGCCACCGCCGACTACATCGGCATGCTGGCCACCATCATGAACGCCCTCGCCCTCCAAGACGCCCTGGAATCCCTGGGCGTCCCCACCCGGGTCCAGACCGCCCTCACCATCACCCAGGTGGCCGAGCCCTACATCCGCCGCAGGGCCCTCCGCCACCTGGAGAAGGAGCGGATCGTGATCTTCGGCGGGGGGACGGGCAACCCCTTCTTCTCCACGGACACCGCCGCCGCCCTCCGGGCCCTCGAGGTGGGGGCCGAGGTGGTCCTCATGGCCAAAAACAAGGTGGACGGGGTCTACTCCGACGACCCGCGCAAGAACCCCGAGGCGGTGCGTTTTGACGAGCTCACCTACCTGGAGGTCCTGAACCGGGGCCTCCAGGTGATGGACACCACCGCCATCACCCTGTGCATGGAGGCGGGGCTCCCCATCGTGGTCTTTGACATCTTCAAACCCGGCGCCCTGGTGGGTATTATCCAGGGGGAAAAAGTGGGCACCCTCATCCACTAG
- the tsf gene encoding translation elongation factor Ts — MSQMELIKKLREATGAGMMDVKRALEDAGWDEEKAVQLLRERGAMKAAKKADREAREGIIGHYIHHNQRVGVLVELNCETDFVARNELFQNLAKDLAMHIAMMNPRYVSAEEIPAEELEKERQIYIQAALNEGKPQQIAEKIAEGRLKKYLEEVVLLEQPFVKDDKVKVKELIQQAIAKIGENIVVRRFCRFELGA, encoded by the coding sequence ATGAGCCAAATGGAACTCATCAAGAAGCTACGCGAAGCCACGGGGGCCGGGATGATGGACGTGAAGCGGGCCCTCGAGGACGCCGGCTGGGACGAGGAGAAGGCGGTCCAGCTCCTCCGGGAGCGGGGGGCGATGAAGGCCGCCAAGAAGGCGGACCGGGAAGCCCGCGAGGGCATCATCGGCCACTACATCCACCACAACCAGCGGGTGGGGGTCCTGGTGGAGCTCAACTGCGAAACGGACTTCGTGGCCCGGAACGAGCTCTTCCAGAACCTGGCCAAGGACCTCGCCATGCACATCGCCATGATGAACCCCCGCTACGTCTCCGCCGAGGAGATCCCCGCCGAGGAGCTGGAAAAAGAGCGGCAGATCTACATTCAGGCCGCCCTGAACGAGGGGAAGCCCCAGCAGATCGCCGAGAAGATCGCCGAAGGCCGCCTCAAGAAGTACCTGGAGGAGGTGGTCCTGCTGGAGCAGCCCTTCGTCAAGGACGACAAGGTCAAGGTGAAGGAGCTCATCCAGCAGGCCATCGCCAAGATCGGCGAGAACATCGTGGTCCGACGCTTCTGCCGCTTTGAGCTGGGGGCGTAA
- the rpsB gene encoding 30S ribosomal protein S2, translating into MPVEITVKELLEAGVHFGHERKRWNPKFARYIYAERNGIHIIDLQKTMEELERTFRFIEDLAMRGGTILFVGTKKQAQDIVRMEAERAGMPYVNQRWLGGMLTNFKTISQRVHRLEELEALFASPEIEERPKKEQVRLKHELERLQKYLSGFRLLKRLPDAIFVVDPTKEAIAVREARKLFIPVIALADTDSDPDLVDYIIPGNDDAIRSIQLILSRAVDLIIQARGGVVEPSPSYALVQEAEATETPEGESEVEA; encoded by the coding sequence ATGCCCGTAGAGATCACGGTTAAGGAGCTCCTGGAAGCCGGTGTCCACTTCGGCCACGAGAGGAAGCGCTGGAACCCCAAGTTCGCCCGCTACATCTACGCGGAGCGGAACGGCATCCACATCATTGACCTCCAGAAGACCATGGAGGAGCTGGAGCGCACGTTCCGCTTCATTGAGGACCTGGCCATGCGCGGCGGGACGATCCTCTTCGTGGGGACCAAGAAGCAGGCCCAGGACATCGTGCGCATGGAGGCGGAGCGTGCGGGCATGCCCTATGTGAACCAGCGCTGGCTCGGCGGCATGCTCACCAACTTCAAGACCATCTCCCAGCGGGTCCACCGGCTGGAGGAGCTGGAGGCCCTCTTCGCCTCCCCGGAGATTGAGGAGCGCCCCAAGAAGGAGCAGGTCCGGCTGAAGCACGAGCTGGAACGGCTTCAGAAGTACCTCTCCGGCTTCCGCCTCCTGAAGCGCCTCCCCGACGCCATCTTCGTCGTGGATCCGACCAAGGAGGCCATCGCCGTCCGGGAGGCGAGGAAGCTCTTCATCCCCGTGATCGCCCTGGCGGACACGGACTCCGACCCCGACCTGGTGGACTACATCATCCCCGGCAACGACGACGCCATCCGCTCCATCCAGCTCATCCTCTCCCGGGCGGTGGACCTCATCATCCAGGCCCGGGGCGGGGTGGTGGAGCCCTCCCCCTCCTACGCCCTGGTGCAGGAGGCGGAAGCCACCGAGACGCCCGAGGGCGAAAGCGAGGTGGAAGCATGA
- a CDS encoding acetyl ornithine aminotransferase family protein: MKPSVRTPLPGPRARALLERGEKVLSPSYVRPYPFVPARGQGAFLEDVDGNLFLDFMSGIAVNTTGYAHPKVVEAVRAQAERFAHVCFSDFTHEPTLSLAERLVGKLGGGYRVFFGNSGTEGVEAAIKLVRYHTRRPYLLAFTGAFHGRSLGALSVTASKSAYRQGFAPFLPGVVHLPFPNPFRPPLGARPEEVGDAVLNHLEHLFQTVLPPEEVAALFLEPIQGEGGYVVPPPGFIPRLKEVLDRFGILLVADEVQTGAGRTGRFFALEHEGVQADVYVLAKGLASGYPISAVLFREELGSWPPGAHGTTFGGQAVAAAAAHATLDLLEGGLQENAARLGEFLLAELRALKRRFPFLGDVRGRGLMIGLDFGDPDHPRPDLRDKAVRLAFEKGLLLLPAGPSALRIAPPLVLTQEEAALGLEILEEVFRAL; the protein is encoded by the coding sequence ATGAAGCCCAGCGTCCGCACTCCCCTTCCCGGGCCCAGGGCCCGGGCCCTCCTGGAGCGGGGAGAAAAGGTCCTCTCCCCCTCCTACGTGCGCCCTTACCCCTTCGTGCCCGCAAGGGGCCAGGGGGCCTTTTTAGAAGACGTGGACGGCAACCTCTTCCTGGACTTCATGTCCGGCATCGCGGTGAACACCACGGGCTACGCCCACCCCAAGGTGGTGGAGGCGGTCCGGGCCCAGGCGGAGCGCTTCGCCCACGTCTGCTTCTCCGACTTCACCCACGAGCCCACCCTCTCCCTGGCGGAGCGGCTCGTGGGCAAACTGGGCGGGGGCTACCGGGTCTTCTTCGGCAACTCGGGCACCGAGGGCGTGGAAGCCGCCATCAAGCTCGTCCGCTACCACACCCGGCGCCCCTACCTTTTGGCCTTCACCGGGGCCTTCCACGGCAGGAGCCTCGGCGCCCTCTCCGTCACCGCCAGCAAGAGCGCCTACCGCCAAGGCTTCGCCCCCTTCCTTCCCGGCGTCGTCCACCTTCCCTTCCCCAACCCCTTCCGCCCCCCCTTGGGGGCCCGCCCGGAAGAGGTGGGGGATGCGGTGCTGAACCACCTGGAGCACCTCTTCCAGACCGTCCTCCCGCCCGAGGAGGTGGCCGCTTTGTTCCTCGAGCCCATCCAGGGCGAAGGCGGGTACGTGGTGCCGCCCCCCGGGTTCATCCCCCGGCTGAAGGAGGTTCTGGACCGCTTCGGCATCCTGCTGGTGGCCGACGAGGTCCAGACCGGGGCGGGGCGCACGGGTCGGTTTTTCGCCCTGGAACATGAGGGCGTACAGGCGGACGTGTACGTCCTGGCCAAGGGCCTCGCCTCGGGGTACCCCATAAGCGCCGTCCTCTTCCGGGAAGAGCTGGGAAGCTGGCCCCCTGGGGCCCACGGCACCACCTTCGGCGGCCAGGCGGTGGCGGCCGCGGCGGCCCACGCCACCCTTGACCTTTTGGAAGGGGGGCTCCAGGAGAACGCCGCCAGGCTTGGGGAGTTCCTCCTTGCGGAGCTTCGCGCCCTCAAGCGCCGCTTCCCCTTCCTGGGGGACGTGAGGGGCCGGGGCCTGATGATCGGCCTGGACTTCGGCGACCCGGACCACCCCCGGCCCGACCTAAGGGACAAGGCGGTGCGCCTCGCCTTTGAGAAAGGGCTCCTCCTCCTCCCCGCCGGGCCCTCCGCCCTCCGCATCGCCCCACCCCTCGTCCTGACCCAGGAGGAGGCCGCCCTTGGGCTTGAGATCCTGGAGGAGGTCTTCCGCGCCCTCTAA
- a CDS encoding NUDIX domain-containing protein encodes MSPWERILLEEILSEPVRLVKERVRTHTGRELTYVYRPGPVAASFVLPVTERGTALLVRQYRHPTGKFLLEVPAGKVDEGETPEAAARRELREEVGAEAETLIPLPSFHPQPSFTAVVFHPFLALKARVVTPPTLEEGELLESLELPLTEVYALLAKGEIQDASTALTLFYAEPHLKRLGLL; translated from the coding sequence ATGAGCCCCTGGGAGCGCATCCTCCTAGAGGAGATCCTCTCCGAGCCCGTCCGCCTGGTGAAGGAACGGGTACGGACGCACACGGGCCGGGAGCTCACCTACGTCTACCGCCCGGGCCCCGTGGCCGCAAGCTTCGTCCTCCCCGTGACGGAGAGGGGCACGGCCCTCCTCGTCCGCCAGTACCGCCATCCCACGGGCAAGTTCCTCCTGGAGGTTCCGGCGGGGAAGGTGGACGAGGGGGAAACCCCGGAAGCGGCGGCGAGGCGGGAGCTAAGGGAGGAGGTGGGGGCCGAGGCGGAAACCCTCATCCCCCTGCCCTCCTTCCACCCCCAGCCCTCCTTCACGGCGGTGGTCTTTCACCCCTTCCTCGCCCTCAAGGCCCGGGTGGTGACCCCGCCCACGCTGGAAGAGGGAGAGCTTCTGGAGAGCCTGGAGCTTCCCCTTACCGAGGTCTACGCCCTCCTCGCCAAAGGCGAGATCCAGGACGCCTCCACCGCCCTCACCCTCTTCTACGCGGAACCTCACCTGAAGCGCTTGGGCCTGCTCTAA
- a CDS encoding GatB/YqeY domain-containing protein — MGIYEAIQATIKEAMKARDERTLAFARVVKAELDRKGDGKPLPDEEAVKVLKALKEIALEQGNAFEAEFLDRFLPKEMSEEELEAWIREHVDLSQFKNPLAAIGVVTKALGPKAPGEKVRKVIERLTR, encoded by the coding sequence ATGGGCATCTACGAGGCCATCCAGGCCACGATCAAGGAGGCGATGAAGGCCCGGGACGAAAGGACCCTGGCCTTCGCCCGGGTGGTCAAGGCGGAGCTGGACCGCAAGGGCGACGGGAAGCCCCTCCCCGACGAGGAGGCGGTGAAGGTGCTGAAAGCCCTCAAGGAGATCGCCCTGGAGCAGGGCAACGCCTTTGAAGCGGAGTTTCTGGACCGCTTCCTGCCCAAGGAGATGTCCGAGGAGGAGCTGGAGGCCTGGATCCGGGAGCACGTGGACCTCTCCCAGTTCAAAAACCCCCTCGCGGCCATCGGGGTGGTCACCAAGGCCCTGGGGCCCAAGGCCCCGGGGGAGAAGGTGCGCAAGGTCATCGAGCGCCTCACGCGATGA
- a CDS encoding WD40 repeat domain-containing protein has protein sequence MRALGLLFLLLPALAQNLAPAFQLDCRFRGEARPAQVFWDGSPLGTCPLEVRAAPGRHLLRLRLEEPGGTYLAYEARVEVGEGGLGAFTAELLRYDPRGEALKGGKGLVYALAYGPKGVLALGDAAGQVRLLPPGRPPLDLKGHASYVRDLAFSPDGRYLASASGDGTVRLYEAQGRFLRALGKGPAFLKVGFDAQGRLFGLQLRGNLTLFDPATGKVLAARPLSPYLFSAAQSPGGRVLALGLSVGRVEVWDLALPGKRREVRVPGGPVYALAFSPDGRYLAVGSADGGVRLLDLLAPGGPEPRLLYAHKDLPLGLAFSPDGRYLASGGQDREVRLYDLDAGLLERVYVGHTGAVYGLDFNPQTPALATGGGEGRVLLFRLP, from the coding sequence ATGAGGGCGCTGGGTCTCCTCTTCCTACTCCTTCCGGCCCTGGCCCAGAACCTGGCCCCGGCCTTTCAACTGGACTGCCGCTTCCGGGGGGAGGCCAGGCCCGCCCAGGTCTTCTGGGACGGGAGCCCCTTGGGGACCTGCCCCCTCGAGGTCCGGGCTGCTCCGGGCCGCCACCTTCTCCGCCTGCGCCTCGAGGAGCCCGGGGGGACCTACCTGGCCTACGAGGCCCGGGTGGAGGTGGGGGAGGGGGGCCTGGGGGCCTTCACCGCCGAACTCCTGCGCTATGACCCCCGGGGGGAGGCCCTGAAGGGGGGCAAGGGCTTGGTCTACGCCCTGGCCTACGGCCCCAAGGGGGTCTTGGCCCTGGGGGACGCGGCCGGGCAGGTCCGCCTCCTCCCCCCGGGCCGTCCCCCCTTGGACCTCAAGGGGCACGCCTCCTACGTGCGCGACCTGGCCTTTAGCCCCGACGGCCGCTACCTCGCCTCGGCCTCGGGGGATGGGACGGTGCGCCTGTACGAGGCCCAGGGCCGCTTCCTCCGGGCTTTGGGCAAGGGCCCGGCCTTCCTCAAGGTGGGCTTTGACGCCCAGGGCCGCCTCTTTGGCCTCCAGCTCCGGGGGAACCTCACCCTGTTTGACCCCGCCACGGGCAAGGTCCTGGCCGCCCGCCCCCTAAGCCCCTACCTCTTCTCCGCGGCCCAGAGCCCCGGGGGGAGGGTCCTCGCTTTGGGGCTTTCCGTGGGCCGGGTGGAGGTGTGGGACCTCGCCCTCCCGGGGAAGCGGAGGGAGGTCCGGGTCCCGGGAGGTCCCGTCTACGCCCTGGCCTTCAGCCCCGACGGCCGCTATCTCGCCGTGGGTTCGGCGGACGGGGGAGTGAGGCTTTTGGACCTCCTGGCCCCGGGCGGGCCCGAACCCCGGCTCCTCTACGCCCACAAGGACCTGCCCCTGGGCCTGGCCTTCAGCCCCGACGGCCGCTATTTGGCCTCCGGAGGGCAGGACCGGGAGGTGCGCCTCTACGACCTCGATGCGGGCCTTTTGGAGCGGGTTTACGTGGGGCATACCGGTGCGGTGTACGGGCTGGACTTTAACCCCCAAACCCCCGCCCTGGCCACGGGCGGGGGGGAGGGTCGGGTCCTCCTCTTCCGCCTTCCCTAG